The following proteins are encoded in a genomic region of Streptomyces collinus Tu 365:
- a CDS encoding DUF4328 domain-containing protein has protein sequence MSVARLRSPLGLGQATVTLLGLVVLGDACAVGAGLEVRRRADGLAAGAPLIGTGAPSGAAHRADTLYVLSGVAQTLLWLACGVVFLCWLYRLRVNAEVFSPHGHSKARAWVIAGWIVPLANLWYPRRVVLDIWDASRPGEGPARHGLVNAWWALWLVSTTAQVLISDDYDSAHTAAQFRTAAVESMAVDTADLAAAVLALLLVLRLTRMQHRKALSPQILVPALG, from the coding sequence ATGTCCGTCGCACGTCTGCGCTCACCGCTGGGGCTGGGCCAGGCCACGGTCACGCTGCTCGGTCTGGTCGTGCTCGGCGACGCGTGCGCCGTCGGGGCCGGTCTCGAGGTCCGCCGGAGGGCGGACGGCCTCGCGGCGGGTGCCCCGCTCATCGGGACGGGGGCGCCGTCCGGGGCCGCGCACCGCGCGGACACCCTGTACGTGCTGTCCGGGGTCGCGCAGACGCTGCTGTGGCTGGCCTGCGGGGTGGTGTTCCTGTGCTGGCTGTACCGGCTGCGGGTGAACGCCGAGGTGTTCAGCCCCCACGGGCACAGCAAGGCGCGCGCGTGGGTGATAGCGGGCTGGATCGTCCCCCTGGCGAACCTCTGGTACCCGCGCCGGGTCGTCCTGGACATCTGGGACGCCAGCCGGCCGGGCGAGGGGCCGGCCCGGCACGGTCTCGTCAACGCCTGGTGGGCGCTGTGGCTGGTGTCGACCACGGCCCAGGTGCTCATCTCGGACGACTACGACTCCGCGCACACCGCGGCGCAGTTCCGGACCGCCGCGGTCGAGTCGATGGCCGTCGACACCGCCGACCTGGCGGCCGCCGTGCTCGCCCTGCTCCTCGTGCTGCGGCTGACCCGCATGCAGCACCGCAAGGCGCTCTCCCCGCAGATCCTTGTCCCGGCTCTTGGCTGA